From the genome of Triticum aestivum cultivar Chinese Spring chromosome 3B, IWGSC CS RefSeq v2.1, whole genome shotgun sequence, one region includes:
- the LOC123068589 gene encoding putative disease resistance protein RGA1: MGMYAALRAAQWVVGKALAPVANGMLGAWAATKNFGPNVDALSTELLLVKATLEQAAYKELGGPAMEMLLQKLQDSAQNAEDLLDELDYFRIHDELHGTHDAADQHGEGGVHNLALNARHTAKAVGKLVNCCPWQRSKRRQSSHDDSSSAQDANQVVRGCMPKLGKLLPCTFSPHSHVHGDDDDHGNGQETPKLEFNRVDFSQRMKDTVGKLQLMRNEINKILQGCSLRTVSNIAQSRPITKGRIDEPKLYGRDRVMNSTIHDITNGQYCGKGLTVLPVVGPGGVGKTTLIQHIYDNQQVQDHFPVMIWIFVSLDFNLDKVLEQIKRSTPQVRSEKKCSTTEELIEERLKSKRFLLVLDDIWRISNGDDWGKLLSTLNQSQEKGCIILITTRFQSIAQNVKTTAESIELGGLESKEFRKLFLAFVFGSEQCGKDKHFLLETGDKIMEKLKGSPLAAKTVGRLLSKDLSLCHWKRVLKSKEWEKQTDGNGIMPALKLSYDFLPFHLQQCFFYSALFPEDYHFRSRELINLWIGLDILIPGGQNQTCEDIGLSNLNALVIHGFFREEETSAGPRYVMHDLLHDLALKVASHDCLSLHLPNDGSVEVQPSIRHLSISTEDLVKYDAVSSEKLRSELEEIKTRLKVEHLHTLMLFGKMDESFAEIFGDFFGEANALRVLYLPNMMYPVQSMLHNFSGLVHLRCLCLGTRVRQMHLPISISKFYHLRILDLVSWEGSRDLPEDMSNLAKLCHIHIRFHQRHSDICNVGKFKLLEELNVFRVHEESKGFEPSQLEHLTKLRELGIYNLEKIHTIEEAAEAKLIEKNYLKRLALVWDSGRSSVEPVMEALVLESLQPHEDIQVLCIRGHRGPSCPTWLGDEFAVEGLQSLYLYGVSWEIFPSLGKAWDLHELRLVDIARPKVFVIEKSFCMLIKLELIGLASFEKWVLPAEHAHMFPLLQRLTIRKCPRLLGLPFSNHIASPYWFPKLQHVDIQDCPEFSSVIPISWVERIESLRLVTIRSVKLLKWFQYSKSADGVKLAIFGKCDLYSLDQVLVFYKEAGLEKLALKRCPPLELKHLLMLTSLKTLFVEESDGLVGPLGGQGDVEWQLPVEHIKIERLNGNSGKELTELLPHLPRLSKLEIKFCGNIKQPVLLQTTVMEKDEITAAEQEEDNGVDVQQTTSEASKMGGGEITAATEEEDEEDELTTSEAEAEEEEEDELTASGEEEDEEDELKSSEEEEDEEDELKSSEEKEDEEDELTASEEKEDDGVLLFPAHLFDLLQELVIYDCPEMVLMNPPTLVPGGGWFQALRSLQRLSIQLSPKFLSAFSFSRHLFPSSLQFVALWGVEDMGTLEPLSNLSFLTRLELIGCGKDLKCQGLRSLLTTRGQLDELRVFGSTMFFAGWDPNPRRSLGGVEGEEEQQTQLVSSTLQKLSTDDAAGLLAAPICSFLSSSLTKLELHGDGSEGMKCFSKEQEDALQLLSSLQLLKFHGFNDLQQLPAGLRNITSLKILSIEFCRAISSLPKDGLPDSLQELHVKYSCLKLTLQCRGLEGIIPEIDIR, from the coding sequence ATGGGAATGTACGCGGCGCTCCGTGCGGCGCAATGGGTGGTGGGCAAGGCACTAGCCCCCGTTGCCAATGGCATGCTAGGGGCTTGGGCAGCCACCAAGAACTTTGGTCCCAACGTCGATGCCCTCAGCACAGAGTTGCTGCTCGTGAAGGCCACGCTTGAGCAAGCTGCCTACAAGGAGCTTGGAGGCCCGGCAATGGAGATGCTGCTGCAGAAGCTGCAGGACTCAGCGCAGAATGCTGAAGACTTGTTGGATGAGCTGGACTACTTTCGCATCCACGATGAGCTCCATGGCACACACGATGCTGCCGACCAGCACGGCGAAGGTGGCGTGCACAACCTCGCCCTCAATGCTCGGCACACCGCCAAAGCTGTTGGCAAACTGGTCAACTGTTGCCCTTGGCAGCGTTCTAAGCGCCGACAGAGCTCACACGACGATTCCTCCTCAGCGCAAGATGCCAATCAGGTGGTCAGGGGATGCATGCCCAAGCTCGGTAAACTCCTACCTTGCACATTTTCCCCACATTCACATGTTCATGGTGATGATGACGATCATGGCAATGGGCAAGAAACACCAAAACTTGAGTTTAATAGGGTTGATTTCTCTCAAAGGATGAAGGATACTGTAGGGAAACTGCAGCTTATGCGTAATGAGATTAACAAGATTTTGCAGGGTTGTAGCCTTAGAACTGTCTCAAATATAGCCCAGAGCCGTCCCATCACCAAAGGTCGAATTGATGAGCCAAAATTGTACGGGAGGGACCGTGTCATGAATAGCACCATACATGATATCACCAATGGTCAGTACTGTGGCAAGGGGCTAACTGTGCTTCCGGTTGTTGGTCCAGGGGGAGTGGGGAAGACAACTCTGATACAACACATATATGACAACCAACAAGTGCAGGATCATTTTCCAGTCATGATTTGGATATTTGTGTCCCTCGATTTCAATCTGGACAAGGTGCTAGAACAGATTAAAAGATCTACCCCTCAAGTTAGAAGTGAAAAAAAGTGCAGTACAACAGAAGAGTTGATTGAAGAGAGATTAAAATCTAAAAGGTTCTTACTTGTCTTGGACGATATATGGCGGATTAGTAATGGGGATGACTGGGGGAAATTATTGTCAACACTCAATCAATCACAAGAAAAGGGTTGTATCATTCTAATCACAACTCGGTTTCAATCAATAGCACAGAATGTTAAAACAACTGCCGAGTCAATAGAACTGGGTGGTTTAGAATCTAAAGAGTTTAGGAAGTTATTCCTTGCATTTGTCTTTGGCAGTGAGCAATGTGGAAAGGATAAACATTTTTTGCTTGAGACTGGAGATAAGATAATGGAAAAACTAAAGGGATCCCCTCTTGCAGCAAAGACCGTTGGTAGATTATTGAGTAAAGATCTTAGTTTGTGTCATTGGAAAAGGGTCCTAAAAAGCAAAGAATGGGAGAAGCAGACCGATGGCAATGGAATTATGCCTGCCTTGAAGCTTAGCTATGACTTTCTTCCTTTCCATCTGCAACAATGTTTTTTCTATTCTGCATTGTTTCCTGAAGATTACCATTTCAGAAGCCGTGAGCTCATCAATCTGTGGATCGGACTAGATATTTTGATACCTGGTGGTCAAAACCAAACATGTGAAGATATAGGTTTGAGCAATCTAAATGCTTTAGTCATCCATGGATTTTTTAGAGAAGAGGAAACTTCTGCTGGTCCGCGTTATGTTATGCATGACCTACTGCATGATTTGGCATTGAAGGTTGCATCACATGATTGTCTTAGTTTACATCTCCCTAATGATGGATCAGTAGAAGTTCAGCCATCAATCCGTCACTTGTCTATAAGCACAGAGGACTTAGTGAAATATGATGCAGTGTCCAGTGAAAAGTTAAGGAGTGAATtggaagaaataaagacaagaTTGAAGGTTGAACATTTGCATACACTGATGTTATTTGGAAAAATGGATGAAAGTTTTGCTGAGATATTTGGTGATTTCTTTGGGGAAGCAAACGCTCTTCGTGTTCTTTATTTGCCCAACATGATGTATCCTGTGCAGTCCATGTTACATAACTTTTCAGGACTTGTCCACCTACGATGCCTATGTCTAGGGACAAGGGTGAGACAGATGCATTTACCAATTAGCATCTCCAAATTCTACCATTTAAGGATTCTAGACCTTGTGTCATGGGAAGGGAGTCGTGATTTGCCTGAAGACATGAGCAACCTTGCAAAGTTGTGCCATATTCATATTCGTTTTCATCAGCGTCATTCTGATATTTGTAATGTGGGGAAATTTAAACTCTTGGAAGAGTTAAATGTATTTCGAGTCCATGAAGAAAGTAAAGGATTTGAACCAAGTCAACTAGAGCATTTGACCAAGCTAAGGGAGCTTGGCATCTACAACCTTGAGAAAATACATACAATAGAAGAAGCAGCTGAAGCAAAACTGATAGAGAAAAACTACTTGAAGAGGTTAGCATTGGTTTGGGATAGTGGGCGCTCTAGTGTTGAGCCTGTTATGGAAGCATTGGTTCTTGAGAGCCTTCAACCCCATGAAGATATCCAAGTGTTGTGCATTAGAGGGCACAGAGGCCCTTCTTGTCCAACATGGCTGGGTGATGAGTTTGCTGTTGAAGGTCTACAATCTCTTTATCTTTATGGTGTTTCTTGGGAAATTTTCCCTTCTTTAGGGAAGGCGTGGGATCTTCATGAACTAAGGTTGGTGGATATTGCCAGACCGAAGGTGTTTGTTATAGAGAAAAGCTTTTGCATGCTAATAAAGCTTGAACTCATTGGCCTAGCAAGTTTTGAGAAATGGGTTCTCCCAGCTGAACATGCTCATATGTTCCCTCTTTTGCAAcggttgactataagaaagtgcccgAGATTATTGGGGTTGCCTTTTTCAAACCACATTGCTTCCCCATATTGGTTTCCCAAACTACAACATGTTGATATACAGGACTGTCCAGAATTCTCGTCAGTGATTCCCATCTCCTGGGTTGAAAGGATTGAAAGTCTGCGTCTTGTCACGATTAGAAGCGTCAAGCTACTAAAGTGGTTTCAATACTCAAAATCAGCCGATGGAGTAAAATTGGCAATTTTTGGAAAATGTGATCTATATAGCTTAGATCAAGTGTTAGTTTTTTATAAGGAGGCAGGCCTTGAGAAGCTAGCACTCAAGAGGTGCCCACCTCTAGAATTGAAGCACCTTCTGATGCTAACCTCGTTGAAGACATTGTTTGTAGAAGAATCAGATGGTCTGGTTGGACCACTAGGTGGCCAGGGTGATGTGGAATGGCAGCTCCCTGTTGAGCATATCAAGATCGAGCGCTTAAACGGTAATAGTGGGAAGGAATTGACAGAGCTCCTCCCCCATCTCCCAAGGCTCTCCAAATTGGAAATAAAGTTTTGTGGCAACATAAAACAGCCAGTGCTGCTACAAACAACAGTGATGGAGAAAGATGAAATAACAGCAGCAGAACAGGAAGAGGATAATGGGGTGGATGTGCAACAAACAACATCAGAAGCATCAAAGATGGGAGGAGGTGAAATAACAGCAGCAacagaggaagaggatgaggaagatGAATTGACGACATCAGAAGcggaagcggaagaggaagaggaagatgaattGACGGCAtcgggagaggaagaggatgaggaagatgaattgaagtcatcagaagaggaagaggatgaggaagatGAATTGAAGTCATCAGAAGAGAAAGAGGATGAGGAAGATGAATTGACGGCATCAGAAGAGAAAGAGGATGATGGGGTGCTGCTCTTCCCAGCTCATCTCTTTGACTTACTACAGGAGTTGGTCATCTATGATTGCCCAGAGATGGTCCTGATGAACCCACCAACTCTTGTTCCTGGAGGAGGATGGTTCCAAGCCTTGAGATCTCTCCAGAGATTAAGTATACAGCTCTCCCCAAAGTTTCTGTCTGCCTTCTCGTTTTCCCGTCACCTTTTCCCTTCCTCCCTGCAGTTTGTGGCGCTTTGGGGTGTGGAAGACATGGGGACACTGGAGCCCCTCTCAAACCTCTCCTTTCTTACCAGATTGGAATTGATTGGTTGCGGAAAAGATCTGAAATGTCAGGGCTTGCGCTCTCTCCTTACCACCAGGGGCCAGCTCGACGAATTAAGAGTCTTTGGCAGCACTATGTTCTTTGCTGGTTGGGATCCCAATCCTAGGCGGTCTTTGGGGGGtgtcgagggagaagaagagcagcAGACACAACTTGTTTCATCCACACTGCAGAAGCTCAGCACTGATGACGCAGCGGGACTCCTTGCTGCACCCATCTGCAGcttcctctcttcctccctcaCCAAGCTGGAACTTCATGGGGATGGGTCTGAAGGGATGAAGTGCTTCAGCAAGGAGCAGGAGGATGCCCTTCAGCTCCTCTCCTCCCTCCAGCTACTTAAGTTTCATGGTTTCAACGACCTTCAACAACTCCCCGCAGGGCTGCGCAACATTACCAGCCTCAAGATATTATCAATCGAATTCTGTCGAGCCATCTCATCGTTGCCCAAGGATGGCCTCCCTGATTCACTCCAAGAGCTACATGTCAAATACAGCTGCCTGAAGCTAACACTGCAGTGCAGGGGGTTAGAGGGAATCATCCCAGAAATCGATATACGCTGA